A genomic window from Leptospira broomii serovar Hurstbridge str. 5399 includes:
- a CDS encoding multicopper oxidase domain-containing protein: MDRKEFLRWLGLGGAGLAAGTGFARIGSGKKDDPAFCKTNPTSINSSAASVRLPGAIGGNSYGSMVHPPMFTDSGFLDRMELHKSLPEAPSGKSFKTEINIIETPLTVAHNTIVNAWTFDGVVPGKVLRAREGQRMEILFRNQSAHPHSIHFHGTHDPQEDGWEPVVPGGDRLYKIQAGPVGFHPYHCHVPPLASHMSKGLYGGFIVDPPGGRPPALEYMLILSGWDLNETGRNDIYSWNGMAGFYDRFPIKVPVGKKVRLYIANMTEFDPIASFHLHSQTFDVFRTGTKLTPDEHTDVVTLGQTERVIVEFTLTKRGRYMFHPHQTYMADRGAMGWIVAV; encoded by the coding sequence ATGGATCGTAAAGAATTCCTGCGCTGGCTAGGACTCGGAGGGGCCGGTCTGGCTGCAGGAACAGGGTTTGCAAGAATAGGCTCCGGAAAAAAAGACGACCCTGCCTTCTGTAAAACGAATCCCACCTCCATCAATTCTAGCGCAGCCTCCGTCCGGCTTCCGGGAGCTATCGGAGGTAACTCCTATGGTAGTATGGTTCATCCTCCCATGTTTACCGATTCCGGTTTTCTGGATCGAATGGAATTACATAAATCGTTACCGGAGGCTCCCTCAGGTAAGTCCTTTAAAACGGAGATCAATATTATCGAAACTCCGTTGACGGTCGCACATAATACGATCGTAAATGCTTGGACATTCGACGGTGTCGTTCCGGGAAAAGTGCTTAGGGCTCGGGAAGGACAGAGAATGGAAATTCTTTTTCGCAATCAATCTGCCCATCCGCATTCCATTCATTTTCATGGAACTCATGATCCTCAAGAAGACGGTTGGGAACCGGTAGTTCCGGGAGGAGACCGGCTTTATAAAATCCAGGCCGGACCTGTAGGATTTCATCCGTATCATTGTCATGTTCCTCCGTTGGCGAGTCATATGTCCAAGGGATTGTACGGTGGGTTTATCGTGGATCCGCCGGGAGGTCGACCGCCTGCACTAGAATACATGCTGATTCTTTCCGGGTGGGATTTGAATGAAACTGGAAGGAATGATATTTATTCTTGGAACGGCATGGCAGGATTTTATGATCGCTTTCCGATCAAGGTCCCGGTCGGCAAAAAGGTTCGATTGTACATTGCGAATATGACCGAGTTCGATCCGATCGCTTCCTTTCATCTCCATTCTCAGACGTTTGATGTTTTTAGAACGGGAACGAAACTTACACCGGACGAGCATACTGACGTTGTTACCCTCGGACAGACTGAAAGAGTGATTGTGGAATTTACCTTAACAAAACGGGGAAGATACATGTTCCATCCTCACCAGACTTATATGGCGGATCGGGGAGCAATGGGCTGGATCGTAGCAGTATGA
- a CDS encoding SCO family protein, which yields MNLKKIIIGFIVVFAGVTIGLAPRFFNRKQSFASDSPIAEWKTIFLKDTEGKETSLSGLKGDIFVVYFGFSHCPDMCPLAIEEIGSALRGLKDSSGRVRPVFISVDPERDSPEVLKKYVSTFPGNSLVALTSSKKNIDSLQSGFGVVSKKVILPSKEAGYGVDHTLLIYLVDKKGNILAAFPTGTNPADLTKAILAWMDKV from the coding sequence ATGAATTTAAAAAAGATCATCATCGGTTTTATCGTCGTTTTTGCCGGAGTCACGATCGGATTGGCTCCTCGATTTTTTAATAGAAAGCAGAGTTTTGCATCGGATTCGCCGATTGCCGAGTGGAAAACTATTTTTCTCAAGGATACCGAAGGAAAAGAAACCTCTCTTTCCGGATTAAAAGGGGATATATTCGTAGTTTATTTCGGATTCTCGCATTGTCCGGATATGTGTCCGCTGGCTATCGAAGAGATCGGCTCGGCACTAAGGGGATTAAAAGATTCGTCCGGTAGAGTGAGGCCGGTTTTCATCTCGGTCGATCCGGAAAGAGATTCTCCGGAAGTTTTAAAAAAGTATGTTTCGACCTTTCCGGGAAATTCGCTGGTGGCTCTGACAAGTTCAAAAAAGAATATTGATTCATTACAGTCAGGATTCGGAGTAGTTTCAAAAAAAGTAATTCTTCCGTCTAAAGAAGCAGGATATGGAGTCGATCATACTTTGTTAATCTATTTGGTCGATAAAAAGGGAAATATTTTGGCTGCATTCCCAACCGGAACGAATCCGGCAGACCTAACAAAGGCAATTTTAGCCTGGATGGATAAAGTTTAG
- a CDS encoding DMT family protein codes for MKTLFLLSLSNLFMTFAWYGHLKFFNELPLWKTILISWGIALFEYILMVPANRIGFSEEGFSGFQLKILQEIITITIFIGFASLILKEKMKWNHAVSFFLILLAVVFAFYDKK; via the coding sequence ATGAAGACATTATTTCTTCTTTCCCTTTCCAACCTTTTCATGACCTTCGCATGGTACGGTCATTTAAAATTCTTTAACGAATTACCGCTTTGGAAAACGATCTTGATATCCTGGGGAATCGCGCTATTCGAATATATCCTTATGGTACCCGCCAATAGAATCGGCTTCTCTGAGGAAGGATTCAGCGGCTTCCAACTAAAGATATTGCAGGAAATTATCACGATAACTATCTTTATTGGCTTCGCAAGTTTGATTTTAAAAGAAAAGATGAAGTGGAATCATGCAGTTAGCTTCTTTCTAATTCTATTAGCGGTGGTATTTGCATTCTACGATAAAAAATAG
- a CDS encoding Hsp20/alpha crystallin family protein, whose translation MSVEELTKTQETTTDKNKSDNAKNETTRKPVYTPATDVYSDEEKYLLVLDLPGVKESDLEISLEKDELKIIGKTSYIETDGDLRYSEYKTGDYRRSFAISEPLDEEKISAVLSNGILKVTLPRRKPSTKKIEVRTN comes from the coding sequence ATGAGCGTTGAAGAACTTACAAAAACTCAAGAAACTACAACCGATAAAAACAAATCGGATAACGCCAAGAACGAAACGACTCGTAAGCCGGTATACACGCCCGCAACCGACGTTTATTCGGACGAAGAAAAATATCTCCTCGTACTGGATCTGCCAGGCGTAAAGGAAAGCGATCTCGAGATTAGCTTAGAAAAAGATGAGCTCAAGATAATTGGTAAAACATCCTATATTGAGACCGATGGCGATTTGCGGTATTCGGAATATAAAACGGGAGATTATCGTAGAAGCTTTGCGATTTCGGAACCATTAGATGAGGAGAAAATCTCCGCAGTACTTTCCAACGGAATTTTGAAAGTCACCCTTCCTCGTCGGAAGCCGTCGACTAAAAAAATTGAAGTTAGAACAAACTAG
- a CDS encoding Hsp20/alpha crystallin family protein yields MRHQVDLFHQMRRMQNRIHNLFDPVWESGRAFPALNVYSNEDRITVTAEVPGLSPEDLEITVAHNLLTIHGEIKDPAQESGAKLRRLERSRGKFKRTLELPVAVDSEKVQATVKDGVLTLTLPVQESEKPRKIKIETQA; encoded by the coding sequence ATGAGACATCAAGTCGACCTTTTCCACCAGATGCGCAGAATGCAAAACCGAATTCATAACCTATTTGATCCCGTATGGGAGAGTGGTCGCGCATTTCCCGCATTAAACGTTTATTCAAACGAAGATCGAATCACCGTTACTGCCGAAGTTCCGGGCTTGAGTCCCGAAGATCTAGAAATTACCGTGGCTCATAATTTACTTACGATCCACGGAGAAATCAAAGATCCGGCTCAAGAATCAGGAGCTAAACTTCGTAGATTGGAACGATCTCGCGGAAAATTCAAGCGGACTCTCGAATTGCCGGTTGCCGTCGATTCGGAGAAAGTACAAGCCACTGTCAAGGATGGAGTTCTTACGCTAACTCTTCCGGTCCAAGAGAGTGAAAAACCTAGAAAGATCAAAATCGAAACGCAGGCCTAA
- a CDS encoding MarR family EPS-associated transcriptional regulator, producing MTDELRHKILKLIEDRPDFNQRDLANTLGISLGKTNYCLKALLEKGWIKAKNFKNSKNKLAYAYILTPAGLEEKIKLTLTYYSIKKREYEELREELEKLGIREDGIIKDDAQMSDGH from the coding sequence ATGACCGACGAACTCAGGCATAAAATTTTAAAACTGATCGAAGATCGTCCGGACTTTAACCAAAGAGATTTGGCTAATACGCTCGGGATTAGTTTAGGTAAGACCAATTACTGTCTTAAAGCCCTACTAGAGAAAGGTTGGATCAAGGCAAAAAACTTTAAGAACAGTAAGAATAAGTTGGCTTACGCTTATATTCTTACTCCGGCTGGACTAGAAGAGAAAATTAAGCTAACTCTGACATATTATTCTATTAAGAAAAGAGAATATGAAGAGTTAAGAGAAGAATTGGAAAAATTGGGAATTCGGGAAGACGGGATAATCAAGGATGACGCGCAGATGTCCGACGGACATTAA
- a CDS encoding ABC transporter permease, whose protein sequence is MISNIIQKFGKEEAIDQKWDLVIRPKEGWFSLHLVDLWNYKDLIFLFVKRDFISLYKQTILGPLWYIIQPLASTVIYTIIFGKIANVSTDGVPHFIFYLSGTVLWSYFADCLIATSNTFVANAGIFSKVYFPRLAVPFSIVISSLIKFAIQFATFLAFYSYFILKGATLEMQWSVILLPFFILQIAILGLGFGVMVSSMTTKYRDLSLLVAFGVQLWMYATPVVYPLSLVPERFKFLYNLNPMANLIENFRFSFLGHGHLDLYAWAQSWIITALVFFIGILIFSRAERDFVDTV, encoded by the coding sequence ATGATAAGTAACATTATACAAAAATTCGGAAAGGAGGAGGCAATTGATCAAAAATGGGATTTGGTCATTCGGCCTAAAGAAGGGTGGTTTTCTTTACATTTAGTTGATCTTTGGAATTATAAGGACCTAATATTTTTATTCGTTAAAAGGGATTTCATTTCCCTTTATAAACAGACCATCTTGGGGCCTCTTTGGTATATAATACAACCTCTGGCCTCCACCGTGATTTATACAATAATCTTCGGTAAAATTGCGAACGTTTCAACGGACGGAGTGCCTCATTTTATTTTTTACTTATCCGGCACCGTGCTTTGGAGTTATTTCGCCGATTGCCTCATTGCCACTTCGAATACGTTTGTGGCAAATGCCGGGATTTTTAGCAAAGTTTACTTTCCTAGGCTAGCAGTCCCGTTTTCCATAGTAATCAGTAGCCTTATTAAATTTGCGATTCAGTTCGCTACCTTCCTCGCATTTTATTCCTACTTTATTCTTAAAGGTGCAACGCTTGAGATGCAATGGTCTGTCATTTTACTTCCATTTTTTATACTCCAAATTGCCATTTTAGGTTTAGGGTTTGGAGTCATGGTCTCTTCCATGACCACCAAGTATAGAGATCTTTCGCTTCTTGTGGCTTTCGGCGTTCAGCTATGGATGTATGCAACCCCGGTTGTCTATCCTTTATCGCTTGTTCCCGAACGATTTAAGTTTTTGTATAATTTGAACCCGATGGCTAATTTGATTGAAAATTTTCGGTTTTCCTTTTTGGGGCACGGACATTTGGATCTTTATGCATGGGCGCAAAGCTGGATTATTACTGCTTTGGTTTTTTTTATAGGTATTTTGATCTTTTCACGGGCAGAAAGGGATTTCGTTGATACTGTTTGA